The following is a genomic window from Lysinibacillus sp. JNUCC-52.
CATATTATAGCTAGTATCTACGAACTCTCGCACTACTGCTGGATCGATTGGCTTAGTAAAGCTTGGCCAACCACATCTAGAGTCGTATTTATCCGCTGATGAAAATAGTGGCTCACCTGTGACAATATCAACGTAAATACCTGGGTCGTAGTTGTCCCAATATTCATTAGAATAAGCCATTTCCGTACCATTACCTTGTGTTACTCGATATTGCTCTTTTGTTAACATTTTTTTAATTTCCTCATCACTTGGCTTTGGATATAGCGCTGGGTCGATAAGGGATGGCATTTCTTGATCTTTCAATGAATCAAACTCTACATGGCAATAGCCATCTGGATTTTTTTCTAGATAATCTTGGTGATATTCTTCTGCAAGTGTAAAGTTTTTAAGTGGCTCGACTTCAGTAACAATCGGGTCATCATAGCGTTCTTGTTCTTTTGCAACTACCTGATCAATAATGGGTCTATCTGCTTCATCTGTATAGTAAATACCTGTACGATATTGTATACCGCGGTCATTTCCTTGCTGATTCAATAAGGTAGGGTCAATAATTTGGAAGAAATGTGTTAAAAGCTTTTCTAAATTAACTCGTTCGGGATCATAACGAACATGAACGGTTTCCGCATGTCCTGTGTTCCGCCAAATAACATCTTCATATGTTGGATTTTCTGTATTGCCATTTGCGTAACCTGACGCTGCATCATAAACACCATATACACGCGCCATATATGCTTCTACACCCCAGAAACAACCACCTGCAAGCCAAATATCTTTTAAATTATTTGTATCAAAATTTAAGTTAACGTTTGGGTTTGGTGGATATTTCGATTCTGCTTGGGCTGTACTTGCACGACTAGTTAACAAAGAATTGTTGACCGAGCATGCTGATAAAAATAATAAAATACTAAATAATACGCCGAATAGTTTAATATTCATTAAATTTACCTCCTTTTATTATTGGATACTTTTAAATTTCTCAATAATTTGTGGATTGCTTACATGGCCAGGGAGCGTTTGAATGAGTTTACCATCTGAGCCAATATAGGACGACGTTGGATAGGCTCGTATATTGTATTGTTTCGCGATTGCACCATCTTCATCTAATAGCACTTTAATATTGGATGTACCTTCAACACCATTAAACCATTTAATAAATGCATCACGCTTTTTTTCATTATTGAAATTGGGTGATACGATGCTTAAAACAACAAAATCCTGCTCTTCACTAGCCAGTGTATTTAATTCCTCTAATCCTGCTAAGCAAATAGAGCACCAAGAAGCCCAAAATTTCACATATACTTTTTTGCCTTTATAGTCAGCAAGATTGTAAGTGTCACCTTTTGTATCAACTAATTCAAAAGATGGAGCGATAGTCCCTTCGTTTTTCGCTGCCGCTTTCGTAGAGGATGTAGAATCCCCCGCACATGCACCCAAAAGAAACACTGCTGCTAACATAATAACGAGCAGTTTAAAATTGTACATGTTAAGTCTCCTTTCTTATTGTGGAATGAACGTAAGTAACAGATTTAAATTATTTGTCATTAAGACAATGCCCATAAAAATAATGATAAGCCCACCGATAACTTTGATTTTCTCCGTATGTTTATTCAATTTTTTTACATGTCGTAATAGGAAATCAGAGAAAATAGCGAGAAGTAAAAAGGGGATTAATAGCCCGAGTGCATAGAAAAACATCATAAGTGCCCCGTAAGCTGCTTGCCCCTCACTTGCTGATAATCCTAATACCGCCCCTAAAATAGGTCCGATGCAAGGTGTCCAGCCCATACTAAACGTGAGCCCTAATAAATAGGTACCAAGTAAATCACGTTTATCGCTTCTACTCAGTCGTACTTTTGTTTCTTTATGAAGCACAGCTACTTTCAATAGACCTATTTGATGTAGGCCGAGTAACACTACGACTGCACCGCATATGGCGATAAACCAGTCTGTATTAATAAATGCACCAAGAAAACCAGCGCCAAATCCTAAGATGACAAAGCTTGTAGAAAGACCAAAAACAAAAATGATTGTCTTAAAAACTAAATGTAGATTCACTTGCCATTTAAATAGAGGCAAGCTGTGTTTTATAGTGACACCACTTGCATTGGTTGAAAGTACTGAAAAGTAAACAGGTAGTAAAGGGACAATACAAGGAGAAAGGAAAGACAGAATCCCTGCAATAAACACCGTACTGAATAAAAGCTGTTCGTCCACGAT
Proteins encoded in this region:
- a CDS encoding redoxin family protein, which codes for MYNFKLLVIMLAAVFLLGACAGDSTSSTKAAAKNEGTIAPSFELVDTKGDTYNLADYKGKKVYVKFWASWCSICLAGLEELNTLASEEQDFVVLSIVSPNFNNEKKRDAFIKWFNGVEGTSNIKVLLDEDGAIAKQYNIRAYPTSSYIGSDGKLIQTLPGHVSNPQIIEKFKSIQ
- a CDS encoding cytochrome c biogenesis protein CcdA; its protein translation is MDEQLLFSTVFIAGILSFLSPCIVPLLPVYFSVLSTNASGVTIKHSLPLFKWQVNLHLVFKTIIFVFGLSTSFVILGFGAGFLGAFINTDWFIAICGAVVVLLGLHQIGLLKVAVLHKETKVRLSRSDKRDLLGTYLLGLTFSMGWTPCIGPILGAVLGLSASEGQAAYGALMMFFYALGLLIPFLLLAIFSDFLLRHVKKLNKHTEKIKVIGGLIIIFMGIVLMTNNLNLLLTFIPQ
- the msrB gene encoding peptide-methionine (R)-S-oxide reductase MsrB, with amino-acid sequence MNIKLFGVLFSILLFLSACSVNNSLLTSRASTAQAESKYPPNPNVNLNFDTNNLKDIWLAGGCFWGVEAYMARVYGVYDAASGYANGNTENPTYEDVIWRNTGHAETVHVRYDPERVNLEKLLTHFFQIIDPTLLNQQGNDRGIQYRTGIYYTDEADRPIIDQVVAKEQERYDDPIVTEVEPLKNFTLAEEYHQDYLEKNPDGYCHVEFDSLKDQEMPSLIDPALYPKPSDEEIKKMLTKEQYRVTQGNGTEMAYSNEYWDNYDPGIYVDIVTGEPLFSSADKYDSRCGWPSFTKPIDPAVVREFVDTSYNMIRIEVRSRTGDSHLGHVFNDGPIDRGGLRYCINSAAIKFIPQAEMESAGYGYLVQLTK